One Blastopirellula marina genomic region harbors:
- a CDS encoding FAD-dependent oxidoreductase translates to MNNLPLVLSVSLSILIVCVFGSSLQAETKSADVIVYGSTPGGFCAAIAAAREGVSVILLEPTSHVGGVNTGGLSFSDSNQTVRSTVMGLFDEWHRRIEADYKARGVQLPYDVSVKDNAKWTYEPHVATRVTMAMLQQAGVEVLSGHVLASVKMDGATIKQLFTNQGAFEAKTFVDATYEGDLMAAANVSWTIGREGKAEFGESLAGKRFPKGKMKIDGFDADGKLLPLVTTDKPGEEAAGDGLVMVYSFRLCLTAEADNRVPMPQPANYDPARFEAIRRYIASGGRSYGIDLYPLPGNKFDGNNSIGGQFSLGLVGACNGWSETDQAGRDKIFEEHKQYTLEFYHFLTTDPAVPDDVRAKYARLGLCKDEFAETGHFPPQLYVREGRRMQGMFVVSQKDILESPEKDDPIAVSSFPIDSHDCQRVAFADSTVADEGTIFPVRIPGRPHGYAYHIPYRAIVPKPGECDNLLVPVAMSCTHVGISSIRVEPTWMIIGQSAGIAAALAAKEGKGVQSLSYPKLRERLLAQGQVLELPELAELPKQSVTGSIASKSLPGIVLDDTAAKLEGSWATSSNFKPNIDGSYLHDGAQGDGTMTATFEFAVPKSGKYEIRMAYSAHPTRAKKVPVVIANGASTFELVVDQTAALPSGEAFRTIGMVTLEAGKTSKIVISNQETDGFVILDAIQLIPVN, encoded by the coding sequence ATGAACAACTTGCCTCTGGTCCTTAGCGTTTCTCTGAGCATCCTGATTGTTTGCGTCTTCGGAAGTTCACTCCAAGCTGAAACCAAGTCGGCCGACGTCATCGTCTACGGATCGACCCCCGGCGGGTTTTGTGCCGCCATTGCAGCCGCGCGGGAAGGAGTTTCGGTCATTTTGCTGGAGCCAACCTCGCATGTCGGTGGCGTGAACACGGGCGGGCTGAGCTTCAGCGACTCGAACCAAACCGTACGCTCAACCGTGATGGGGCTGTTCGATGAATGGCACCGTCGGATCGAAGCGGACTACAAGGCTCGTGGTGTCCAGTTGCCTTACGACGTGAGCGTGAAGGATAACGCCAAGTGGACCTACGAACCACACGTGGCTACGAGAGTCACAATGGCGATGCTCCAGCAGGCAGGCGTGGAAGTCTTGTCAGGGCATGTGCTCGCGTCGGTGAAAATGGACGGAGCAACCATCAAGCAATTGTTCACCAACCAAGGGGCCTTCGAGGCCAAGACATTCGTTGATGCAACCTACGAAGGTGATCTGATGGCCGCGGCGAATGTCAGCTGGACGATCGGCCGCGAAGGGAAAGCAGAGTTCGGCGAATCGCTCGCCGGAAAACGTTTTCCCAAGGGTAAGATGAAGATCGACGGCTTCGACGCCGATGGTAAGTTGCTTCCGTTGGTGACAACGGATAAGCCTGGGGAGGAAGCGGCCGGGGACGGCCTGGTGATGGTTTATAGCTTTCGGCTGTGCTTGACTGCCGAGGCGGACAACCGCGTGCCAATGCCGCAGCCAGCCAACTACGATCCGGCTCGGTTTGAAGCGATCCGCCGTTACATTGCTTCCGGTGGCCGCAGCTATGGGATTGATCTTTATCCACTGCCAGGGAACAAGTTTGATGGGAACAATTCGATTGGTGGACAGTTCTCGCTAGGTCTCGTCGGGGCTTGTAACGGTTGGAGCGAAACCGATCAGGCCGGGCGTGACAAGATCTTTGAAGAACATAAACAGTACACGCTTGAGTTCTATCACTTCCTGACTACCGACCCCGCCGTGCCAGACGATGTGCGGGCCAAGTATGCACGGTTGGGCCTATGTAAAGACGAGTTCGCCGAGACAGGGCACTTTCCTCCACAGTTGTATGTTCGTGAAGGACGCCGCATGCAGGGGATGTTTGTTGTCAGCCAGAAAGACATTTTAGAGTCGCCAGAAAAGGATGACCCGATCGCCGTATCGTCTTTTCCAATCGATTCCCACGATTGCCAGCGCGTAGCGTTTGCTGACTCAACAGTCGCCGACGAGGGAACAATCTTCCCGGTTCGCATCCCCGGCAGACCGCATGGCTATGCCTATCACATTCCGTATCGAGCGATCGTGCCGAAGCCAGGCGAGTGTGACAACTTGCTGGTGCCGGTGGCGATGTCGTGCACGCACGTGGGGATTTCTTCGATTCGTGTCGAGCCAACTTGGATGATCATCGGGCAGAGTGCTGGCATTGCTGCTGCTTTGGCCGCGAAAGAGGGGAAGGGCGTGCAATCGCTTTCCTATCCGAAACTTCGAGAACGCTTGCTGGCACAAGGGCAGGTCCTGGAACTGCCCGAGTTGGCCGAACTACCCAAGCAGTCGGTTACTGGAAGCATCGCCTCCAAGAGCTTGCCTGGCATCGTGCTGGATGACACAGCGGCCAAGCTCGAGGGATCTTGGGCCACATCGTCGAATTTCAAACCCAACATCGACGGCAGCTATCTGCACGATGGGGCGCAGGGGGATGGTACGATGACAGCAACGTTTGAGTTCGCTGTGCCCAAGAGTGGTAAGTACGAGATCCGCATGGCGTACTCGGCGCATCCTACGCGGGCCAAGAAGGTTCCGGTGGTTATCGCGAATGGGGCAAGCACCTTCGAACTAGTAGTCGATCAAACGGCTGCTCTGCCAAGCGGAGAAGCCTTTCGGACGATTGGCATGGTGACTCTGGAGGCTGGCAAAACCTCGAAGATCGTGATATCCAACCAGGAAACCGATGGGTTTGTCATTCTGGATGCCATTCAATTGATACCCGTGAATTAG
- a CDS encoding DUF2262 domain-containing protein yields the protein MMHHDLLGEITTAGDQDQHDAVFTYENREIEITIIPDGESLDEVVEFAAKVVSQLAELDQTSKTIIVRDMRATYNGGWNEYDEAQEDGTFITVSNPELSETEFEAKFTLNGINITGLESIDLFYDDSNLF from the coding sequence ATGATGCATCATGACCTTTTAGGAGAGATCACAACCGCCGGAGATCAAGATCAGCATGATGCTGTTTTTACGTACGAAAATCGAGAAATCGAGATTACCATTATCCCGGACGGGGAGTCACTCGACGAAGTCGTCGAGTTCGCGGCCAAGGTCGTCTCCCAACTTGCAGAACTCGACCAAACGTCAAAGACCATCATCGTTCGCGATATGCGAGCGACTTATAACGGTGGCTGGAATGAATATGACGAAGCCCAAGAGGACGGAACCTTCATCACGGTAAGTAATCCGGAACTAAGCGAGACGGAGTTTGAGGCCAAGTTCACCCTCAATGGCATCAACATAACAGGCCTCGAATCGATCGATCTTTTCTACGATGACTCAAACCTCTTTTGA
- a CDS encoding arginyltransferase: protein MSHRYGAKFIDVEETCPYLPNRLAVLPFYLTDFRASPEAFDQALSEGVRRSGIFIYHTQCPGCNACEPIRIPVEDFEPRRRHRRVLKKAEVELRVEIGEPIIDRQRVELYNKHKVGRGLGEPGSEVDLRSLKEFIGITCCDSREFRYFLGDKLVGIAIADVGQEAMSAVYCYFDSELPDLGIGNFSVLKQIEACRAWGLKYLYLGFYVAGNAHMQYKASYLPHERRIDGVWQRFE from the coding sequence ATGAGTCATCGCTACGGGGCAAAATTTATCGACGTCGAAGAGACGTGCCCCTACCTGCCGAACCGGCTGGCGGTGCTCCCGTTCTATCTGACCGACTTTCGGGCGTCGCCGGAAGCGTTCGATCAAGCACTCTCTGAAGGTGTCAGAAGATCGGGGATCTTTATTTACCATACGCAGTGCCCCGGCTGTAATGCATGCGAGCCGATCCGCATTCCGGTCGAAGATTTCGAGCCACGTCGCCGTCATCGCCGGGTACTGAAGAAAGCTGAGGTTGAACTACGCGTCGAGATCGGCGAGCCCATCATCGATCGACAGCGAGTCGAGCTTTACAACAAGCACAAAGTAGGCCGGGGGCTTGGCGAGCCGGGCAGTGAGGTCGACTTGCGAAGTCTGAAAGAGTTCATCGGTATCACGTGCTGCGACAGCCGCGAGTTTCGCTACTTCCTTGGCGATAAGCTGGTAGGCATCGCGATCGCTGATGTCGGCCAAGAGGCGATGTCGGCCGTTTACTGCTATTTCGACTCTGAACTGCCTGACCTGGGCATTGGCAACTTCTCGGTACTCAAACAGATCGAAGCGTGCCGCGCATGGGGGCTCAAGTATCTGTACCTCGGCTTCTATGTCGCCGGGAATGCCCACATGCAGTACAAGGCGAGCTATCTGCCGCATGAACGCCGGATTGATGGCGTTTGGCAGCGGTTTGAGTAG